The DNA segment ggccaccaacggggatcgaccataaacagaccgcgcatcaagtgagcgttttaccactgggctacgcccccccccccccccccccaataggaGAAAGGTCACCAAATCAAAATATCACTGTATCAAAAAACGCAAAGTCGAGTTGAAGggatattttcatatttactcTCAAAAAGTCACGAAACCGTGTAATAGTACTCGACACacagccatcccaagttgtcctacatgtgaggtttgatggttaTGTATGAAGTAAAACCTCATAAAAGGAGTAATTCTGTAGTATAGAGGTTACGCTTTCGGACTCGAGGTTTTTAGGTACAGGgctcgcatcccggtaccggctcccacccagagtgaattttaacgactcaatgggtaggtgtaaggccattacacaaCTTCTTTCAACTAATCACTTACCGCTAACCCAGTCTTgaacagacagcctagataatGAAGTAGCTCGCACACGGGAAGACGTTAAAGTTTGTCTGCTTTCTGCACGGTTTCAGACACCCGTTCTGAAGAGTACGCCATTGGAGACAGCGTGCTTCGCGCCACCTACCTGTCCGACGCTGTGCTGGACGACACCTACGACACGTCCCTAAAGTCACGGGGTCGAGACCAACGCTTGCTGTCAGACGCAACCAGCGCAATCGTGAGTAGTCTTGTCACATCGTCTCTAGTTTTAGTCCCGGAGTCATGTAGATACATAGCACCTGTTGATATTACCTTGTTTTTATTAGTCTTTAGAGTCTTCTCCCACCCCTCTCTACCCTCCTCTCACCCctgtctcctcctcctcctcctcctcctcccccccccctctctctctctctctctctctctctctctctctctctctctctctctctcataccgtcatacacacacacacacacacacacacacacacacactggtatATCTATATCCTCAGGttgaaatataatttatgtaCCTACTCTTCATACCATCTTCGTATTCCTGCTGGTTAAATGTTGGTCAAATATCTCAAATGGATCTGGAATATAATTATCCTTTTTTATTGGTTTATACTATTTTTAGaaggaaacaaaaacagaagttACCAAATTGCTCTCTTAAATTCTGTACATTTAATGTGAACTTTGTTATTCCTGTCTGCTTTCTCATATTGGgcactattaatattataaatgtataatatttagtaTCTTCCAAGTCATTTACAAATGTTATTATGTCATATACAATTTCAATAACGCGATTTACGACCATTATTATCagatttattgttttcattataatTAACACGCATTTTAACTTAGGAGTACAAAAAAATGAATCTTCTCATAAACAATCATtggtattatataaatattatacagtatTTTAGAAAATGTAGTTCACATTTGATATATGTCCTTTTGAGATGAAGAACAAAGGTGAAAAAATCTTAAAATGTGATACTAGTGTTAGTTCAAAACTATTTCCTCACGATATTAAATTTCAATATTGACTGTAAAaccttaataaattaataaattaagttaTCATTTCGTATCATCTCTGACATGTAGTCGaagttgaaaaatgtattttaaaaacttaactTAATCTTACAATGAtagttcatttttaaataattttattatcctCACCGCACTACAACAACAGTGCAGGCAGCATGGTACGTGGGCACGTTTCTACACATATTCACTAAATCAGTAATTGTAGTGTGATACACAGTTGATGGTTTGTTCAACAATTACACGTCGCTCCAGAGGAGGGGAATTATGATCCTCGTTGCATAACGTTATGGGGAGGGGAGAGGTTTGTCAAGTTACGTAacgatttaaaaaacccatctcatttgtatttataaattaaacacaAGCAGTCATGGctaatgtttaaaaaagaaaaaaaaattaaattaaaaaaacaacattctgGTTCAGTGATGACATATTATCATAATGAAAGGGAAATCAGGAGATGAAAgcgttgttttattttagaggAATGGTGACTCTCAGCATTTCAAAAATTGCCACATATTACGTTTTGTAATTGTTGACCCGTCCCCaacccacacaccccacccccaccccgaagTCTTGTCACGTTTTCTTTTTGCGGGTTAATGAAGATGTTTATTATGTGAGTTCATGTTTGTTtactttaggtttttttaatgtgtgtgaATTGAATAATTATTTAACTTATGGTAGTTGAGGAAATACAGCTAATTCGAGTTATCTCTtggtatgatatgatatgatatgatatgcaCGTTGAAGACGACAACGCCAATGTGAAAGACAATAACCAAGATATATGTGGATATCGCCTTCTGGCAAATCCTGTCGTCGACATGGTTCACTGGAGATGGCTATTTGCAATGGATGTCTGTGTTTACACTTCCGGTTTCATCAAGTATCAACCAATTGGACACTGATGTCTGTTTCAAATGTACGTCCATCGTCAGTAGAAAGTGATGCACCTGTAAATAATTGTAAACAGtaaacattttgacacacataTTTATAGTAATTGTGGAGATTTAGATGAAAGACACAGAAaacgcagacacacacaaagacacacacacacacatacccacacacaaacacacacacacacacacacatatacacacagacatacacacacacacacagacatacacacacacacacacagacacacacacacacacacacagacacacagacacacacacacacaacacacacacacacacatatatatatatatatatatacacacacacacgcacgcacgcacacacacatacacacacacatatatatacacacacacacacatccacgcacacagacacacacacacacacacagacacacacacacacacatacacacacatatatatacacacacacacacacacacacacatccattgCCATGTGCTAAGTCATGTATGTCATGCAATACACGTCAATTATTAACTatgattgtttttcttttcctaCATGcattggtattattattattattattcaactaTGTATCTTCTGATCTGTGTATTATTTCATCCACCTTTGTTTTCTATgttgtttgatgtgtgtgtctAACGTATTATTTTCAGAAGTCACATCACATTCATTTCAGCTGATGTTATaatttttggttatttttataCTCTGCTTTTCACCATTGCTGTATAGTGGCCAAGGGTCTGAAGAGAAGTTGTGGTGTGTTTAGTTTTGTATTTCGTTTACCCTTTAGATGTCAGTTCCTATGTATAATCCCTTGATGTAGACCCCCGAAACAAATTAGAAATGATGTAAAATAACTTGGTGTTCCCTTCGATATTCATGCAGCCCCCGTCTGTGTTGGAGCCAGTGAAACCAAGTAGAGCGAGGATAGGATACAAACCTCTTTCAAGGCGTTCTCGAAATTATCCAATATTTGAGAAAGCAATGGACAGAAGTCCAATACCTTTATCAACGTCTACGTTAACAGCCAGCCCACGGCCATTTCCGTCTCTACCGGGCTCCCTTCTCAAATACTCCAGCAGATACCGAGGGGTGACAAGCCTGCCGACTGGTGTCCGTCGCTTCACGGGGGTACACGTTAGACCTCCCATGTTTGAGTACGAACCAGACGAAAAACCAACTGCCAGTATGCCACCTTCACCACGTCTTCTAGGAGGATACGTGTCCCCCAGGATTGTAAGCAGACGATACAAATCTGTGTTAAAGAGTGGTCAGATCACTCCACCATACCCATACTCAACAGGATCACAGAGGTCAACCCAACTCCTTGGTGGATACGTGTCACCTAAGATGGTTTCTGCCCAACACGATATCGGTACGTCGCCTCTTTCATTGCTCGCTTACAAAGACAGTGGAATGCAGTCTTCTAATAATTCATTTTTACAATTACATGGAAATAACAACCTCAGTGaaagttacttcccttctaCATTTTCACTTCCATCCAAGTCCCAATTATTCTCTCCATATTCAAGTGGTAGGCAATCACCTACCTTCTCCACTCGGGCACACTCAGATTCTGACATTGCTACCGAAAGCAACCACCACCCACACAGAAGACATAAAGTACATGTGTCCAAGAAGCATGTTAGCAATTATTATACACGTCTGGCCAATAAACGAGCAGGAAAGCAGGGTAAGTCGAAATACTGGCCATATTATGACGTTGAATCGATTGCATCAAGTGACGTGTCTGATGTACTTAGTGATACCGAATCTTTGTCAGATTATGAAAATACTTACTCGACTGGAGGGAAAACGTACGACATAGACGATGAAGACGTTGATTACGTGCCCTTTAGACCTACGTGGCAACACTCACCTCAGGGATACCTCGAACTATCATCACACGAAGACCAATCCCCAAAATTCGAATCCATGAGTGTGTCACCGTATGTCCCTTCCACTCCCAGTGTTTCTAGTTATGATAACAACACACATGACAtgcattttaataaacttttgtCTGATTCTACAGCACGTGCGCGCGGTGCACTGAGTAGTCTGCTGCGTTCGTACGATGACGCCAGTCTGCTAATGAGCGTGGAAGGAGACGCCATGTCTCGGCACCACGACGGGAAGGTTGGGTTCCGATATTACCACCCTCCAGTCTCTATCAAGGGGTCTGGTGTGGAGAGCAGACACCTGAGGTTGTCGTCATTCATTGAAGGACAAGATGACTTCCTTGGAGATTACGTCACAAAGATGAGAGCAATACAGAACGACGTGCGGAAAAACCTGCTGAGAGATTCCAGCACGAGAGACTTCGACATTAGTCCCTACTCGTATGAGCAAAGATTAAGATTCATGCCACTTAGAATTGGCTCCACAAAACACGTTGTCCCTGTGACGACTTTCCGAAAACGCCTTGCAGGAGGTTTAAGACACCGACTCGATGTGTTCCACCTGCCGCTTGTTGAGACAGTGTTGCCTGAATCACCTCAGCAGCTGATGTTGAGTTCAACTCGTGGTGGCAACGCGAGTCTTAGCCCTCTAAAGCTTTCTGTCCTTGATAAAATTAAGATCAAGGTAATGTGTTCTGTCTGTAGTGTTTGCAAATCTGTTCCTCTCTTTCTTATGTAGTATGCCATTGTCCAGTCTAGTTGTGTAGTGTTTCCCTATACGGTAGTTTGGAAATGGTCTAACAAGTACAGCTTTTTGTGTAGGCTAACTGTTATGGATTTAGTTCCTCCTTCCCAACCtttaattctttattaattGTATTCATAGAATCCTACCTTTCcttattttttcttgttttctttatgtttcattctttttttatatcataGTCATTGCTCACTGACTCTTCGCTTGCTTATTATAGAGACTGGCCAGATAATAGGACGGCGGGTTGCTtgaataaatttaaactaaGAACATGAAGGAACACCTTTGTATAGAACACGACGTCACAAGCTATGATAATTGTAGAACCTACCTTGCCTTTGCATACTATCCTGTTTTCTGCACCTTTCCCTGATTTTTCCATCCCTACCTTCAGGTCTCCTCCGAATCACACGCATCACCAGGAAGCGCAGTGGCATCTCGAAGAGCGAGAATTCGTCCTCAGGCAGTCCCTCGACCTGTTATTACACAAACCCGTCATGTTGTCTCCAAGGTAGCTGCAATCAGTCTTCCTGCATCCAAGCTAGACCTTCCTAAGGCTCAACATTATGATAGAAAGCGAATAATCATTGTTATTAATCCAGTGATGGCTCCAGTACCGACGCGTGCTAGTGTAAAAGCGGCAGCTTTCTCGTTGCCTCCCATTGTTTTAAGCAAGATAGTAGCCACACAGGCTGCTGTTGTCTATATGCCTAGGCGCTCTGACTCGTCTCCTAACCGCGCCTCGGCATACAACAGGGCTCCATCTGCCACCAGAAGGCGTGCTGTGGTCAGCACGTATAAGGCCACGAGAATGCCATACTACATCGCGCGCTCGCGTTTTCTCACTCGCTCACCACTGAAAACTGTTCAACACCCATATGTTCATAGAAAACCACGAAAGCGGGCAAAGGTAAAGTTACTGTAGACGTCCTTGCTTACCTGCTATTGTGGTTTGTCCAAATCTGTCACCAGCAGTTTCAGTTTACTGTTTCATTGACTTCTTTtacaaattaaatgctttctgtGTCGTCTGTTCACTTTTCTCCATTGTTATTGCCTATGCTTTAGCTCTCCCATGCTTCTTAACCAGCCTTTTTTCTGCCAATCAATTGTTTCAGGCTTTTTAAATCTACAAGATCCAGTTCTATTTTCAAAAAGGTACTATGTTATTAGTAGCGTACGCCACAAATTCACAAATCAATCTTGATCCAGGATTGGCAGCAAAGAGGTCAACAGGTTCTTGTTACTGTTGGCGGGGTAGCCGTAAGAAAACGTgaataaacaaattgttttataaagaCCACTAATACATGGGTCCTTCATGTTCTTAGTTCTATCTGGTCAATGCATCCGATGTAAGCATTAATACAATTGGTTAAAACACACTCCGGAAGTTGTTATGGGCACTAACATGTGGCTGCATTCCTAACAAGACTAGTGGAATACGTTTAGCAAGACTTACTTTAACGAATTTAGTgaagaaaaatacaaattatgaaTGCAAAAGTCTTCCTGCTACATTTTAAATGACAGAGGTTTGTAACTAATTGATCATTCAGTGTATGCCATACTGTCCAATCATCAATCACAGGATGACCAAATTTCAAACTGTTCACGAatctgttggggttttttttattgatcgAACCTCCAGTTGCTATCAGGATTTTTGTGAAGTCACAAAACTTAATAAAATCtgagataataaaatataactttaccTGAGTGTTTATCAACATGGATGATGTCACACGTGATTGGTGATATGTAACATTCTGTTTTTCAGAAATATCGTAAATAAAACACTTGATTATAATAAACTTTAGAACTAAAATCATGTCGTTTTTCTGTTGGTTGTGTTgagaaatgtaaaaataactttCAAATAGTGCTTAATTCTCgtatatttttgtatgtttggtgaaagataacattttaataaactattaatatatcattttcATTGTGGCATATGGTGTGTTTGTCTCGGCTGTttctgttcatatatatatatcaactgaAGTTCAGAAGTCATTTTTAAACGTGGAATAATTTTTACTCAATAAAATATGATAAAGGAAAATGAGAATAAAGGTAAAACAAATTACACCGATCATACTAAACCTAGTACACACAGAAAACACTCGCCATTAATGATTTTCCAACATAGAGTTTTACATCAGTcatgttaattttaatatattttcacagAGGTCCGGAAACAGCCGAGTTTCTTCTCCGCATAATCTTTTTGCTTCTTTTCTGTTGCTGAAAAGTGGGGGTTTTCTGAACCAAAGTTACTGGTGGATGCATTTTCTTACAGAAAAACAACATTCCTTATTTTAAATGATGCCGAGTTTCAGTAGCTGTTCTGGCTTGCCATGCTTTCATATTGCTGTAATCCTTAATCCTCCGAACATTTGTTTacagcattttttaaaactccGTAGTCAGGTGTACTGGGACGAAATTGGCGAGATATTTATCTGGGTtctttggggttgttttttgtacaAAGACGTCTTTTTGCTTGGCGTCTATCTGCCGTGGGAAACACAACACAAAGCAATAAGcggccatttttgtttacagCGCGGACGTTAATGAATCCACCattgattattattagtattttactTTTAGAAATTATAGGATTAAAAGAACAAAATGATATAACCAATGTGTATTTGCAGCAGTAATTAACTAATTACAGCgttctaataaaatattcttgaCATTTGTGTCAAGCATGTTATATTCGTCGTCGTGTTGTTACGCATGCGCAGAACATCGGAAGCATGCAAGTTTATTGTCGTTGACAGTTTTGTGTGGTGAGCGAGGCACTGCTGTTGTTGTGGCTGACGTCGAGAGTGGTGCCCCGACTCTCTGGTTGTGCCTCACCCTGTTATTTCAACAAACTAATATATGCACCATGTTGCATTTGTATTATTCAAGTCGCATACATTGTAATTATAGATTTTAGTCGTAGACGCTGAGTGGCTGAAGCTTTAGTTCGGCTGACAAATATTGACGATTTCAATAAACTGAGAAACTTAGAAACATCTCCATCTTTcacttaaacattttaaaattttgattatgCAGTTTTAAATGACCTTTTTGACAAActtaacataaaattaaatattcccTTATCATATTCTCATAAGATAACTAAATGGTTTGTACAAAATGTGTATTccttataattatataacaactGTAGCAAAAGTTAACATCGTTAGCggatgtgcgtttttaaaaccgTTAagattctattttaaaaaataacacatgtaaaaatattacattttcttaTTGGAAATTAGCagatgtgcgtttttaaaaaccgTTGAGAtcctacttttaaaaataacacgtaaaaataataaatgttcttattggaaattagttttcattttttttaaataaaagtgaatTCGTTTCTGTATTTTAGGCGTCaactatttattacaataaatttaGTAAAGTTCATAGATGTTCTGGATGTATCAAAGTCGCATATTCTTCTCTTTCTTTAAACCTGCTTTGTAAGTCTTCAAAACTGTTAACTAGAAAAGTAtccaaaattagttttatttaaaaattgccTTTAAACTAGAGGTGTTACTAAGTTTCTCTTATAATAATTTTTGCTTTGTTCAGAATGTATTCTAGAATATTAGCGAATCTTGTAataaatttactaaatataattactgtaataaaaattaataaatttttgtgaaatttaatggaattgttaatataaaaatataaagttaaatgttttagtTCACAGTGAATTTATAACATCTAAACTATAAGCTATTTATAATCTGAATTTAGAATTTTACATATGATCGTGTTCTTGTCAATTATTTTTGAGTAAAcagatattaaattaattaattaattaaatttaaatatatatatatatgatgataTATATCAAcgtcgaaaaaaaaaaaaaatttaaaaaagtgaAAGTGtagtttaaaagttaaaagacTGCATTCAAGGGTGAGGCCTAGCAAAAGTCCGGGCCAACACCTCGATCTCATGATTTGCTTTCCACAACAGGCCGCTCTTGTTGCCAGCAAAGTGGAGGTTGAACCACAGCGCCGTCGTCGAAAGCCGCATTCTCAATATGCCGCAAATAAACTGCGGGAAACCAGACGACAAGGCGATCAGGTAATGCGCGGAGAGAAGGTTTGTAGGTGAAGGACGATACATAGGATTCGGTAGTCTTCGAGTCGTTATCGCGACAGTTCGGATATTTTCGGATGTGTTCGTATGCGTTCACGAAATGTGATAGAATCGGACAAAAACTCTTATCAAACATTATGCTTAGACCATATATCTGTCGTGCTCAGATTGGTGTATTTGACATATACTTCGGATGCACGTCAGATTAAACATGGTTTAACAGCAGGGTCATTTTCTACTAACTTACAGAGATACGAATAGTAGATAGAAATGTCATGTAAACGCCCAGTTCAGATGAGTTATCAGATGACGTATGTATTTACACTTGAAATATTTGAAAGGTTATTTaattggcggatccagagggaAGGCACGGGATAGCCGTGACCCTCCCCGACAGcttgaagtgccctttttaatgaggttttttttttttacaatacacAACACTAAATTGCTCTGAAAACGCATCTAAGAGCatctttattaaaacaattccgAGTAGCACGCTCCCGAACCcaccaacccctgcaattgcccacggcagtTGGCAATGCCATGGAGATTGCCGTGGATGTTTTCATTCTCAACGGCACTTTTTatgctgtggactatattagaTTTTTTTCCATGCAGATCTCGCTCCGTTTGGCAGCTCGGCTCGTTTGACTTCGACAAACTCAAAGTGACCTTTTAAGAATTTTGTTACTCTACTATACAAAATTAGCGTtaattacctgtggatctaacagcagcccgttggagctcatgtccagttgacctttcattcgaccaatcaaaaccttacttgcaaaatcatgccagtgatttgacaagaatttgaaaacattcgggattatgccgagggtatacgaaatgattcgggtgaattacgaagtatgccggaaactaatttcaatataaaattttatataaaattcgtttcaagacgaataAAACCCGTTATGGTATagctataaaatctgtttatactagtatacaatccagagtttattactgcactttccccctgttttttcaatgttgaaatagaccaacaagttcgcctattgcataaatagtctcgcccgatattttgtaTACTTAAGGACGCAGTCAAAAATTATTAATGGTGGCGTagtgttatttaatattttggccttaaatttcaaaagttttaaatttttatagtAGTTAGGTTTatcctgccccgagtcagaccaccgatcatatcggaggccggattctgggtaggcgtgttcgaaacgataaaggtatatgagcacgttaaaaacatatctaagtTCTAAGTCGAGGTATGATTTGCGAATCGGACGAAGAATTCCGAGTGAGCCTTTGACGCCCGACATTGTGCAGCGAACATATCCGAAGATTTTCGAAAACTGTTTTGTCATGTCGCGCGATTacatacaaaaagaaaatttaGCCAGTTTTTCTCTTTCAGATTTATTCGCTTGGAACGATGGTAACGTGAAAAAACCATGAAAACGTTAAAAGTGTAATGTTTGTTaaattatacattgtataagTTTTCTTATAATGTTTTAAGATTGTATCAatggtttaatgacacattacttttaatacttttaatatatactgtatttgTGTGCGATTGTGTTCAGTTTGAGAGATCGAAGTTTTCGAGAGATCGACATTtcagttatcgaagtttgactctgtgtgtatgtatatatatatatatatatatatatatatatatatatatatatatatatatatagacacacacacctatTTTATATATTCGAGATACACACCTCTGTTATGTATAGTATTTGAGATACACACCTAAGTTATGTATATCATACGAAACACAggtactattatatatatatatatatatatatatatatatatatatatatatatatatatatatatatatatatatatattaaactctATATCGCGAAGTtgcttgttccagccagtaggTTTGAGA comes from the Gigantopelta aegis isolate Gae_Host chromosome 14, Gae_host_genome, whole genome shotgun sequence genome and includes:
- the LOC121388010 gene encoding uncharacterized protein LOC121388010 isoform X2; protein product: MKLNPVWSKYDYIRGQKSIKNIAIEKILEDIRTERDIKSTRAHSALRGSVFGAPSRRSLSTNDYYVQRPLHSAYDTRSEEYAIGDSVLRATYLSDAVLDDTYDTSLKSRGRDQRLLSDATSAIPPSVLEPVKPSRARIGYKPLSRRSRNYPIFEKAMDRSPIPLSTSTLTASPRPFPSLPGSLLKYSSRYRGVTSLPTGVRRFTGVHVRPPMFEYEPDEKPTASMPPSPRLLGGYVSPRIVSRRYKSVLKSGQITPPYPYSTGSQRSTQLLGGYVSPKMVSAQHDIGTSPLSLLAYKDSGMQSSNNSFLQLHGNNNLSESYFPSTFSLPSKSQLFSPYSSGRQSPTFSTRAHSDSDIATESNHHPHRRHKVHVSKKHVSNYYTRLANKRAGKQGKSKYWPYYDVESIASSDVSDVLSDTESLSDYENTYSTGGKTYDIDDEDVDYVPFRPTWQHSPQGYLELSSHEDQSPKFESMSVSPYVPSTPSVSSYDNNTHDMHFNKLLSDSTARARGALSSLLRSYDDASLLMSVEGDAMSRHHDGKVGFRYYHPPVSIKGSGVESRHLRLSSFIEGQDDFLGDYVTKMRAIQNDVRKNLLRDSSTRDFDISPYSYEQRLRFMPLRIGSTKHVVPVTTFRKRLAGGLRHRLDVFHLPLVETVLPESPQQLMLSSTRGGNASLSPLKLSVLDKIKIKAALVASKVEVEPQRRRRKPHSQYAANKLRETRRQGDQDSYVPTISTTTMHASRPPLPMPSDRKAIRDVDGFTKPRNVLSWQYRLESRVNPTEVMYRPGVYNRMREQVRDAHEKLDRHRQLLDRYMNETGEAGFHRYQRAAEMDESSQSRGRSSSAPPAPSQPVMSELRRRLRKTICKSKRDPNYYRE
- the LOC121388010 gene encoding uncharacterized protein LOC121388010 isoform X5 — protein: MKLNPVWSKYDYIRGQKSIKNIAIEKILEDIRTERDIKSTRAHSALRGSVFGAPSRRSLSTNDYYVQRPLHSAYDTRSEEYAIGDSVLRATYLSDAVLDDTYDTSLKSRGRDQRLLSDATSAIPPSVLEPVKPSRARIGYKPLSRRSRNYPIFEKAMDRSPIPLSTSTLTASPRPFPSLPGSLLKYSSRYRGVTSLPTGVRRFTGVHVRPPMFEYEPDEKPTASMPPSPRLLGGYVSPRIVSRRYKSVLKSGQITPPYPYSTGSQRSTQLLGGYVSPKMVSAQHDIGTSPLSLLAYKDSGMQSSNNSFLQLHGNNNLSESYFPSTFSLPSKSQLFSPYSSGRQSPTFSTRAHSDSDIATESNHHPHRRHKVHVSKKHVSNYYTRLANKRAGKQGKSKYWPYYDVESIASSDVSDVLSDTESLSDYENTYSTGGKTYDIDDEDVDYVPFRPTWQHSPQGYLELSSHEDQSPKFESMSVSPYVPSTPSVSSYDNNTHDMHFNKLLSDSTARARGALSSLLRSYDDASLLMSVEGDAMSRHHDGKVGFRYYHPPVSIKGSGVESRHLRLSSFIEGQDDFLGDYVTKMRAIQNDVRKNLLRDSSTRDFDISPYSYEQRLRFMPLRIGSTKHVVPVTTFRKRLAGGLRHRLDVFHLPLVETVLPESPQQLMLSSTRGGNASLSPLKLSVLDKIKIKAALVASKVEVEPQRRRRKPHSQYAANKLRETRRQGDQDSYVPTISTTTMHASRPPLGKKGLTVRAPMPSDRKAIRDVDGFTKPRNVLSWQYRLESRVNPTEVMYRPGVYNRMREQVRDAHEKLDRHRQLLDRYMNETGEAGFHRYQRAAEMDESSQSRGRSSANRVG